A stretch of the Candidatus Jettenia sp. AMX2 genome encodes the following:
- the nadB gene encoding L-aspartate oxidase: MKKQIAPKRYLVSFDSHTSSHIFTDILIIGSGIAGLSAAIQAAKYNSVLVVTKDKIDENNTSYAQGGIAGVLSEKDSVAKHIKDTVDAGQGLCSTMSVKAIINEGPGRIKDLIRYGASFDKEDNQLVFTQEGGHSFPRILRAQGDSTGNEIEQTLIRIVKENSNIKLFEHTYIIDLITKETTCHGAVAWHAKKGKMLIWSQRTILATGGCGQVYRETTNPGVATGDGIAAAYRAGAAVQDMEFVQFHPTTLYIAGAVRFLITETVRGEGGILRNKKGERFMPKYHPQAELAPRDIVSQSILQEMVKTDHTNVYIDVRHIPKEKLYSRFPKIREICATFGIDIARDLIPVRPSAHYMIGGVKVNRFCRTTIKHLYACGESACTEMHGANRLGSNSLLEGLVTGHRAGTDAAGAIQRTKHKFLPYAVDETLGLSKISWLNLNDIGNALKSLMWRDAGIERDERHLLEAEEMIEMWCSYVMDKEFSHSVGWELQNMLLVSWLIVSSARKRKESRGVHHRLDYPKTDDTRWKKHIVFKR; this comes from the coding sequence ATGAAAAAACAAATAGCACCGAAGCGGTATCTCGTTTCTTTCGATAGCCACACCTCATCTCATATCTTTACGGATATATTAATAATCGGAAGCGGAATAGCAGGCCTTAGTGCAGCCATTCAGGCAGCAAAATATAATTCAGTACTTGTTGTTACAAAAGACAAGATAGACGAAAACAACACCTCGTATGCTCAGGGAGGCATTGCCGGTGTATTATCAGAAAAGGACTCTGTTGCAAAACACATAAAAGATACCGTGGATGCCGGTCAGGGTTTGTGCAGCACCATGTCAGTAAAAGCAATTATCAATGAAGGTCCTGGCCGGATAAAAGACCTGATAAGGTACGGCGCATCATTTGATAAGGAAGACAATCAACTGGTTTTTACCCAGGAAGGCGGCCACAGTTTCCCCAGGATTCTGCGCGCCCAGGGTGATTCTACCGGCAACGAAATAGAACAAACCCTGATACGCATTGTGAAGGAAAATAGTAATATCAAATTATTTGAACATACCTATATCATAGATCTTATAACGAAGGAAACTACCTGCCACGGTGCGGTTGCATGGCATGCAAAGAAGGGGAAAATGCTGATTTGGTCGCAACGCACGATTCTGGCGACAGGTGGTTGTGGGCAGGTTTACCGAGAAACAACAAATCCGGGTGTTGCTACAGGGGATGGCATAGCAGCAGCCTACCGGGCAGGCGCCGCTGTTCAGGACATGGAATTCGTGCAGTTTCATCCTACAACGCTTTATATTGCAGGGGCAGTACGGTTTCTTATTACCGAAACGGTGCGCGGAGAGGGCGGAATTTTACGAAATAAAAAGGGCGAGCGGTTTATGCCTAAGTATCACCCCCAGGCAGAACTTGCACCCAGGGATATTGTGAGCCAGAGTATCTTGCAGGAGATGGTAAAAACCGACCATACCAATGTATATATAGATGTCCGTCATATACCAAAAGAAAAACTCTATTCCCGGTTCCCCAAAATCAGGGAAATTTGTGCCACGTTCGGAATCGATATTGCCAGGGACCTCATCCCTGTCCGTCCCAGCGCCCATTACATGATTGGTGGCGTTAAGGTCAATCGTTTTTGCAGAACCACCATCAAGCATCTCTATGCCTGCGGGGAATCCGCCTGTACGGAAATGCATGGAGCAAACCGGCTCGGTAGCAATTCATTGCTGGAGGGGCTGGTAACCGGTCACAGAGCAGGAACGGATGCTGCGGGGGCAATTCAAAGAACAAAACATAAATTCCTGCCGTATGCCGTTGATGAGACACTGGGCTTATCGAAGATTAGCTGGCTAAATCTGAATGATATCGGAAATGCTCTTAAAAGTCTCATGTGGAGGGATGCCGGAATCGAACGGGATGAAAGACACCTTCTTGAAGCAGAAGAGATGATCGAGATGTGGTGCAGTTACGTAATGGACAAAGAGTTCTCTCATTCCGTCGGGTGGGAATTACAGAACATGCTGCTGGTTTCCTGGCTTATTGTATCCTCAGCCCGCAAACGAAAAGAATCCCGTGGTGTACACCACCGGTTAGATTACCCAAAAACAGATGATACGCGGTGGAAAAAACACATTGTTTTCAAACGATAG
- a CDS encoding secondary thiamine-phosphate synthase enzyme YjbQ, which yields MKFLTEYITFHTKKRREFINITRNVVAVVEKCNICEGMVLVSALHITSGVFINDAEPGLHRDIEEWLLKLIPEGHDYYHHRTGEVNGDAHLRNLLIGHQVIVPVTHGKLDLGTWQQIFYAEFDGQRSKRLTIKAMGE from the coding sequence ATGAAATTTCTGACAGAATATATAACCTTTCACACGAAAAAGCGACGCGAATTTATTAATATCACAAGAAATGTTGTCGCAGTGGTTGAAAAGTGCAATATTTGTGAAGGTATGGTTCTGGTTTCTGCCTTGCATATAACATCAGGTGTTTTTATTAATGATGCAGAGCCTGGGCTTCACCGTGATATCGAAGAATGGCTTCTTAAACTGATTCCGGAAGGTCACGATTATTACCATCACAGAACAGGAGAGGTTAATGGAGATGCACACCTCCGAAACCTTCTTATCGGGCATCAGGTAATCGTTCCCGTTACGCATGGAAAATTAGATTTGGGGACCTGGCAGCAGATATTTTATGCAGAATTTGACGGCCAGCGCAGCAAAAGGCTGACGATTAAAGCCATGGGGGAATAG
- a CDS encoding methylenetetrahydrofolate reductase C-terminal domain-containing protein: MIVAASKPFQEIKQMLAGFRKICVLGCGSCVTICHTGGEKQVAELAAQLRLSAQSEGREIEVKEDSTLRQCEWEFIDAIRDVVNDCDAVLSIACGIGVQYMAERFPKIRIFPGLNTTFMGGPVEQGIFWERCSGCGNCILGTTGGLCPVSRCAKSLLNGPCGGSQNGTCEVSQETPCVWNQIYEQLDTQELLATMETIVPPKDWTTGAENHPRKMVLEHLVMKKQ, from the coding sequence ATGATCGTAGCAGCATCAAAACCGTTTCAGGAAATAAAACAGATGCTTGCCGGGTTTAGAAAGATTTGTGTGCTCGGTTGTGGCTCATGTGTAACGATATGTCACACAGGCGGAGAAAAACAGGTTGCAGAACTTGCAGCACAACTCCGCCTCTCCGCCCAATCGGAGGGCAGGGAGATAGAGGTTAAAGAGGATTCGACACTCCGGCAGTGCGAATGGGAATTTATTGATGCCATCAGAGATGTTGTGAATGACTGCGACGCCGTTCTTTCCATTGCCTGTGGCATAGGGGTTCAGTATATGGCCGAAAGATTCCCTAAGATAAGAATTTTTCCCGGCCTGAATACGACCTTCATGGGTGGACCTGTTGAACAGGGAATTTTTTGGGAGCGGTGTTCCGGCTGTGGGAATTGTATTCTGGGAACTACCGGAGGATTATGCCCGGTAAGCCGGTGTGCAAAAAGCCTCCTGAACGGACCTTGCGGCGGTTCACAAAACGGAACCTGCGAGGTCTCACAGGAAACCCCTTGTGTGTGGAACCAGATATATGAACAGTTGGATACCCAGGAACTCCTGGCAACCATGGAAACCATTGTGCCACCCAAGGACTGGACCACCGGCGCTGAAAACCATCCAAGGAAGATGGTGCTTGAACATCTGGTTATGAAAAAACAATAA
- a CDS encoding SDR family oxidoreductase: MRTVITGGAGFLGSHLCDYLIEKGHEVICIDNLLTGSEENICHLMGNSHFRFIKYNVSDFIYVDGHIDNVLHFASPASPLDYLELPIQTLKVGSLGTLNSLGLAKAKKARFLLASTSEVYGDPQVHPQREDYWGHVNPVGPRGVYDEAKRFAEAMTMAYHRYHKVDTRIARIFNTYGPRMRIRDGRALPNFMCMALKGEDITVYGNGLQTRSFCYVSDLIEGICRLLVSQEHEPVNIGNPEEITVLQLAEEIRELAGSKSKIVFHPLPVDDPKIRQPDISKAKKILGWEPRVPRREGLKQALDYFKEVLQK; this comes from the coding sequence ATGCGGACGGTAATTACCGGAGGAGCAGGATTTCTTGGTTCACACCTGTGCGATTATTTAATAGAAAAGGGACACGAAGTTATCTGCATTGATAATTTACTAACAGGTAGTGAAGAAAATATTTGCCATTTAATGGGAAACAGCCATTTCCGCTTTATAAAATATAACGTAAGCGATTTTATCTATGTTGATGGGCATATCGATAATGTATTACATTTTGCATCACCGGCAAGCCCTTTAGATTACCTTGAATTGCCAATACAAACCTTGAAAGTAGGATCACTTGGGACATTAAACAGTTTGGGGCTGGCCAAGGCAAAGAAGGCGCGGTTTCTTCTGGCATCTACTTCTGAGGTGTACGGGGACCCTCAGGTTCATCCGCAACGGGAGGATTATTGGGGTCATGTAAATCCTGTAGGGCCCCGGGGTGTTTATGATGAAGCAAAACGATTTGCAGAGGCAATGACCATGGCTTATCACCGATATCATAAGGTAGATACCAGGATTGCAAGGATATTTAATACGTATGGACCGCGGATGCGCATAAGAGATGGGCGCGCACTGCCGAACTTCATGTGTATGGCGTTGAAAGGTGAAGATATAACGGTATATGGTAATGGATTACAAACGAGAAGTTTTTGCTATGTTTCCGATCTTATCGAAGGGATCTGCCGGCTGCTTGTTTCACAGGAACATGAGCCGGTGAATATTGGAAATCCGGAAGAGATCACCGTCTTGCAGCTGGCAGAAGAGATCCGGGAACTTGCAGGCAGCAAGAGCAAGATCGTATTTCATCCGCTTCCTGTAGATGATCCGAAAATCAGACAACCTGACATTTCCAAAGCAAAGAAGATCCTGGGGTGGGAACCCCGGGTTCCCCGCCGGGAAGGGCTGAAACAAGCACTTGACTATTTTAAAGAGGTGTTACAGAAATGA
- a CDS encoding methylenetetrahydrofolate reductase, which yields MPENTINVKSGSNLEKLLRSGQFAVTAELGPPRGADRSAIEKKAVILKGYGDAFNITDCQTAVVRMSSIASGRILMDAGLEPIIQMTCRDRNRIAIQSDLLGAAALDLKNLLCLTGDHQKFGDHPMAKGVFDIDSIQLIHMVKTLRDEKKFQSGQELKVSEPRFFIGAAENPFADPFQFRAIRLAKKVAAGADFVQTQIIYNVKKFRDWMKLVTDMGLHEKVFILAGVAPLKSAGMARHMKYHVPGMEVPDDIMNRMTAASAAKKGKEEGIKICLEVIEQVREIKGLAGIHIMAVEWEEAVPEIVQQVRLFPRPVF from the coding sequence ATGCCTGAAAACACTATAAATGTAAAATCCGGAAGTAATTTAGAAAAACTATTACGAAGCGGACAGTTTGCTGTTACGGCAGAACTTGGTCCGCCACGTGGCGCCGACCGTTCTGCAATAGAAAAAAAAGCCGTCATACTGAAAGGTTATGGAGATGCCTTTAATATTACCGACTGTCAGACGGCCGTAGTGCGCATGTCCAGTATAGCTTCCGGCAGGATTCTTATGGATGCCGGATTAGAACCAATCATCCAGATGACGTGCCGTGACAGGAATCGCATTGCCATCCAGAGTGACCTCCTGGGAGCCGCTGCCCTGGATTTAAAAAATCTTCTCTGTTTAACCGGTGATCACCAGAAATTCGGGGACCACCCAATGGCAAAAGGGGTCTTTGATATCGATTCGATACAACTCATCCACATGGTAAAAACCCTTCGGGATGAAAAAAAATTTCAATCTGGCCAGGAATTGAAAGTATCGGAGCCAAGATTTTTTATTGGCGCAGCCGAAAACCCATTTGCTGATCCTTTTCAATTCCGTGCCATAAGACTTGCCAAGAAGGTTGCTGCCGGTGCGGATTTTGTTCAGACTCAGATTATTTACAATGTAAAAAAATTCCGGGACTGGATGAAACTGGTTACCGATATGGGCCTTCATGAAAAGGTTTTTATCCTGGCTGGTGTTGCTCCGCTTAAATCGGCCGGTATGGCCAGGCACATGAAATACCATGTACCCGGTATGGAGGTACCCGATGATATTATGAACCGCATGACGGCAGCATCGGCCGCAAAGAAGGGTAAGGAAGAAGGTATTAAGATATGCCTTGAGGTTATAGAGCAGGTGAGAGAAATTAAGGGCCTGGCAGGCATCCACATTATGGCTGTTGAATGGGAAGAAGCGGTACCGGAAATTGTCCAGCAAGTGCGTTTATTTCCCAGACCTGTTTTTTAG
- a CDS encoding FAD-dependent oxidoreductase: MVTDEACKKPDKTTYEEAPCILACPIRQDARDYVQLIARGRFREAFRLVRSRNPLPSVCGRICTHPCETKCRRNSTDSPVAVAWLKRFLGDNFSEETKKTTAENYPERIAIIGAGPAGLAAANDLALLGYSCTVFESNPTPGGMLRMGVPTYRLAREAIDKEVDFIRQLGVKIEYNTTFGKDITFDSLKKDGYAAIFIAVGLLESRSLNIEGATLDGVLKGISFLQEVNTKGHASIGKNVLVIGGGAVAMDCARTALRLKPDKVSVVCLESRKEMPTTDFEIEEVLHEGVILYNSAGPKRILGKEGKVTGLETLRVKYVFDEQKRFNPAFYEGSESIIEADTIILAIGQMSNLSFLKGQEGIQITRGGTIVVDPQTFRTSVNAVYAGGDVVLGRGTMTESIAHGKKAAIAIHNALKNTAVKDEKEDNTPAVPDLDLSRITLIKKEQRQEMPAMSLEKRLRGFDEVEFGFSLSAAVKEAQRCMNCGAGAIVDDTSCVGCLTCVRICPFQVPKIEKGNTTASIGGDCQSCGLCIVECPARAITFKTSLEDMGKDTLKAVFRDASVRGVKPLIINFYCQYSAYDEKGKDSTSDVISFHIRRVGILGLGKAEPSLYLRAFELGAQGVLVTACRDDACHFCKEQEWIEKRATFTTRLLTAAGAVDRQFQTHFITSQNGEEFTELAVKMIEELKMN, from the coding sequence ATGGTAACAGACGAAGCCTGTAAAAAACCTGATAAAACAACATACGAAGAAGCCCCCTGTATCCTTGCGTGCCCGATCCGGCAGGACGCACGTGATTATGTTCAGCTTATTGCCAGAGGACGATTTCGGGAAGCCTTCCGTTTAGTAAGGTCAAGAAACCCGCTCCCCTCTGTTTGTGGCCGTATTTGTACCCATCCCTGTGAAACGAAATGCCGTCGCAACAGCACTGACTCGCCTGTCGCAGTCGCATGGCTCAAACGTTTTCTGGGGGACAATTTTTCTGAAGAGACAAAAAAGACAACTGCCGAAAATTATCCGGAAAGGATTGCGATCATCGGTGCTGGTCCGGCAGGGCTTGCTGCTGCAAATGATCTTGCCCTTCTCGGATACTCCTGCACGGTTTTTGAGTCTAATCCCACACCGGGCGGCATGCTCCGCATGGGTGTGCCAACCTACCGTCTCGCCAGGGAAGCTATCGATAAAGAGGTTGATTTTATTCGGCAATTGGGAGTTAAAATCGAATATAATACTACCTTTGGCAAAGATATTACCTTTGATAGCCTGAAAAAGGATGGTTATGCAGCTATCTTTATTGCAGTAGGATTGCTGGAAAGCCGTTCTCTCAATATTGAGGGAGCAACCCTTGATGGTGTCCTTAAAGGCATATCTTTTTTGCAGGAAGTAAATACCAAGGGACATGCCAGCATCGGAAAAAATGTGCTGGTGATTGGTGGAGGTGCTGTGGCAATGGATTGTGCGCGTACGGCCTTGCGCCTGAAGCCTGATAAGGTATCCGTTGTTTGCCTCGAATCCCGCAAGGAAATGCCAACGACGGATTTTGAGATAGAAGAGGTCCTTCATGAAGGGGTAATACTCTATAACTCTGCCGGTCCGAAACGTATCCTTGGAAAGGAAGGAAAAGTAACAGGGCTGGAAACCCTCAGGGTAAAATATGTTTTTGATGAACAAAAACGGTTTAACCCGGCTTTCTATGAAGGGTCAGAATCCATTATAGAGGCGGATACGATTATTCTCGCTATCGGACAGATGTCAAACCTTTCGTTCCTGAAAGGACAGGAGGGTATTCAGATTACCCGTGGTGGCACAATTGTCGTTGACCCACAGACTTTTCGTACCTCGGTAAATGCTGTATATGCGGGAGGAGACGTTGTTCTGGGCCGCGGAACCATGACGGAGAGTATCGCACACGGAAAAAAAGCGGCAATCGCTATCCATAATGCGTTGAAAAATACTGCTGTAAAGGATGAAAAAGAGGATAATACGCCTGCGGTTCCCGACCTTGATTTGTCAAGGATTACCCTGATCAAGAAGGAACAAAGGCAGGAAATGCCCGCCATGTCCCTGGAGAAAAGGTTACGTGGTTTTGATGAAGTAGAGTTTGGATTTTCTCTAAGCGCAGCGGTGAAGGAAGCGCAACGATGCATGAACTGCGGCGCCGGCGCTATCGTAGATGACACATCGTGTGTGGGATGCCTTACCTGTGTAAGAATATGTCCGTTTCAGGTACCAAAGATTGAAAAGGGAAATACCACGGCTTCTATTGGCGGAGACTGCCAGTCATGTGGATTATGTATCGTGGAATGCCCTGCCAGGGCAATCACTTTTAAAACCTCTCTGGAAGACATGGGCAAGGATACCCTCAAAGCTGTTTTTCGGGATGCATCTGTCAGGGGCGTAAAACCCCTCATTATCAATTTTTATTGTCAATACAGCGCATATGATGAAAAGGGGAAAGACTCCACCTCCGATGTAATCTCTTTCCATATCAGGAGGGTGGGTATATTGGGGCTGGGAAAGGCAGAACCTTCTCTCTATTTGAGGGCCTTTGAATTAGGTGCACAGGGTGTACTGGTAACAGCTTGCAGGGACGATGCCTGCCACTTTTGCAAAGAACAGGAATGGATTGAAAAACGGGCAACATTTACCACCCGGCTTCTCACTGCTGCAGGTGCAGTTGACAGACAATTCCAGACCCATTTTATTACTTCGCAGAATGGAGAGGAATTTACAGAACTTGCTGTTAAAATGATAGAGGAACTGAAAATGAATTAG
- a CDS encoding phosphomannomutase/phosphoglucomutase: protein MSEKEITIKTNGRQHQCPGESYTISDSVCRGRQRVSYPKCNICLNKVEPAGTSKQETEARLSMGIFKSYDIRGKYPAEINELTARKIGASIAQFMKQENPQSKNIVVGRDMRISSKPLANALIEGICTSGLNVINIGVVSTEMTYFAVGYYKYDGGVMVTASHNPAEYNGFKICREQAIPVSFETGIDRIAKLTNQYQPPRGEPLGKVTMSDIFKDYKKHILKFVQNIRHFRIVADAGNGMAGKVIPLICEGLPLEIVPLYFEPDGNFPNHEPNPLDTKNLVDLQNKVRETRAHLGVAFDGDADRCVFVDEMGRIIGCDIITALIARHILEKEKGAAILYDLRSSRVVPEEIKASGGTPHRERVGHAYMKAALRAKKAVFGGELSGHYYFRDNYHSDSGMIAFLTVLEILSIKRAPFSNIIAPLKRYYSTGEMNFEVKDKDGKINEIAKKFSDGKPDYLDGITVEYDTWWFNVRKSNTEPLLRLIIEGKTKEALEKGKKLLIGFIENKTS from the coding sequence ATGTCAGAAAAAGAAATTACCATAAAAACAAACGGAAGGCAGCACCAGTGTCCTGGGGAATCATACACTATCAGTGATTCGGTATGCAGAGGCAGACAAAGGGTGAGCTACCCCAAGTGTAATATATGTCTGAACAAGGTAGAACCTGCCGGCACAAGCAAACAGGAAACAGAAGCAAGATTATCCATGGGCATTTTTAAGAGCTATGACATTCGGGGGAAGTACCCTGCGGAGATCAACGAGCTGACAGCGAGAAAAATCGGCGCCTCGATAGCTCAATTTATGAAACAGGAAAACCCGCAATCAAAAAATATCGTAGTGGGCAGGGATATGAGAATTTCTTCAAAGCCACTTGCCAATGCCTTGATTGAAGGTATCTGTACCTCCGGACTTAATGTCATTAATATCGGGGTTGTTTCTACAGAAATGACCTATTTTGCGGTCGGCTATTACAAATATGACGGAGGCGTCATGGTTACGGCATCTCATAATCCTGCTGAATACAATGGATTTAAAATTTGCAGAGAACAGGCCATCCCCGTGAGTTTTGAAACGGGCATAGACCGTATTGCAAAACTGACAAACCAGTACCAGCCGCCACGCGGAGAGCCGTTGGGGAAGGTTACTATGAGTGACATTTTTAAGGATTATAAAAAACATATCCTCAAATTTGTTCAGAATATCAGACACTTTCGTATCGTTGCCGATGCCGGGAATGGTATGGCCGGGAAGGTTATCCCCCTTATTTGCGAAGGCCTTCCTCTGGAAATTGTTCCTCTGTATTTCGAGCCGGACGGGAATTTCCCAAACCATGAACCGAACCCTCTCGACACAAAAAACCTCGTTGATTTACAGAATAAGGTGCGTGAGACCAGGGCGCATCTGGGGGTTGCGTTTGATGGAGATGCCGACAGGTGTGTTTTTGTTGACGAAATGGGAAGGATAATCGGGTGTGATATTATTACAGCATTGATAGCCAGGCATATTTTAGAAAAAGAAAAAGGAGCGGCAATCTTATATGATCTTCGTTCAAGCCGGGTTGTGCCGGAAGAAATAAAGGCTTCTGGTGGCACACCACATCGTGAACGTGTCGGTCACGCCTATATGAAAGCCGCACTCAGGGCAAAAAAAGCCGTTTTTGGAGGAGAATTGTCAGGGCATTACTACTTTCGTGATAATTACCATTCGGACTCGGGGATGATTGCCTTTCTGACAGTTTTAGAGATTTTGAGTATAAAACGTGCCCCTTTTTCAAATATTATTGCACCATTGAAACGTTATTATTCTACGGGAGAGATGAATTTTGAAGTAAAGGACAAGGATGGGAAAATTAACGAGATAGCCAAAAAATTTTCAGACGGAAAGCCGGATTATCTGGATGGAATTACCGTAGAATATGATACCTGGTGGTTTAATGTCAGAAAATCAAACACCGAGCCATTACTGAGATTAATCATAGAGGGGAAAACAAAAGAAGCCCTGGAAAAAGGAAAAAAGTTATTAATCGGTTTTATTGAGAATAAAACCTCATGA
- a CDS encoding HEAT repeat domain-containing protein, whose amino-acid sequence MIFLHTIKKYISAGQVLAVIISFISLNYGNQRLWGEIPENKKVSNIKWENGQLSVRLVNSPVKEVLKEIMERCKARIWINDSIDDMLVTAEFQNVPVREAVRIILKDINYAFVYAPGEIREGKISMMTDKDFPVNYSDFRDTHRDSSEATPKRQKPPRVREENTEDKKESLESLIKDALESESAEKREKAVIALARTRDEHAIEAIAKVLMNDTSEEVRLSSIDALFAIGDANVIQPLSAGLKDRKPSVRASALEALADIGGEAAIELVKSAINDEDESVRVLVRELLEELGNENEQ is encoded by the coding sequence ATGATTTTTCTTCATACTATCAAAAAATATATATCTGCCGGTCAGGTACTGGCAGTAATAATTTCCTTTATCTCTTTGAACTACGGGAATCAAAGACTTTGGGGTGAAATACCTGAAAATAAAAAGGTTTCCAATATCAAATGGGAAAACGGACAACTATCGGTGAGGCTGGTAAATTCCCCGGTGAAGGAGGTATTAAAAGAAATTATGGAGCGGTGTAAAGCAAGGATTTGGATTAATGATTCCATTGATGACATGCTTGTTACTGCAGAGTTTCAGAATGTACCTGTCAGGGAAGCGGTTCGTATAATTCTGAAAGATATAAATTACGCCTTTGTGTATGCGCCGGGGGAGATAAGAGAAGGAAAAATATCCATGATGACCGATAAGGATTTTCCTGTGAATTACAGTGACTTCCGGGACACACATCGTGATTCATCAGAAGCGACTCCAAAAAGACAAAAACCCCCTCGTGTCAGGGAAGAGAATACGGAAGACAAAAAAGAGTCGCTTGAATCTCTTATAAAAGATGCCCTGGAAAGCGAAAGCGCCGAAAAGAGGGAAAAAGCTGTTATTGCCCTGGCCAGGACAAGGGATGAACATGCAATAGAGGCCATAGCAAAAGTATTAATGAATGATACAAGCGAAGAGGTACGATTAAGCTCTATCGACGCCCTTTTTGCGATTGGCGATGCGAATGTCATTCAACCTCTTTCAGCAGGACTCAAAGACCGGAAACCGTCTGTCCGCGCGAGCGCGCTGGAAGCCCTGGCTGATATCGGGGGAGAAGCAGCCATTGAGTTGGTAAAAAGCGCAATAAATGACGAAGACGAATCTGTTAGGGTATTAGTGAGAGAGTTACTTGAAGAATTAGGTAATGAGAATGAGCAGTAA
- a CDS encoding DUF4277 domain-containing protein, translating to MPGSDSFEILTTKRLDHLPFVSACMQYLEIGQIIDELVDSHKLNCVSTGECLQAIVLSILTGQHALYKVSEVLGDYDTEIVFQKQIKAESFHDNRLGAALDQMWEAGRKCQYANAREALTADRSLFPSSMAFCVPTV from the coding sequence ATGCCGGGGAGTGATTCTTTTGAAATTCTAACTACCAAGAGACTTGACCACCTTCCTTTCGTATCAGCTTGTATGCAATACCTGGAAATTGGTCAGATTATCGATGAACTGGTTGATTCTCATAAACTCAATTGTGTAAGTACCGGAGAATGTCTCCAGGCAATAGTCTTGTCAATCCTGACCGGTCAGCATGCTCTGTACAAAGTCTCAGAAGTATTGGGAGACTATGATACCGAGATTGTTTTCCAGAAACAGATTAAGGCCGAGTCATTCCATGATAACCGGTTAGGGGCGGCACTGGATCAGATGTGGGAAGCCGGTAGGAAATGTCAATATGCCAATGCTCGTGAGGCTTTAACGGCTGACAGAAGCCTGTTCCCTTCTTCGATGGCTTTCTGTGTTCCAACTGTTTAG
- a CDS encoding flavodoxin family protein, whose product MKKVVGIFGSPRPDGNSDTVLNYALRGAAASGASIEKIYVRDIKIAPCNSCGGCFEKGVCVIRDDMQKVYSELTNTDGILVSSPLYFMGVTAQLKALIDRCQSFWAQKYILRLPIRKEGKIAQGLFLATAARSDEKDLFTGAVKTIKAFFHVVDTRYKGDLLCPGLEGKGEVNKKEALLQQAYNAGRQLCTAGTDVL is encoded by the coding sequence ATGAAAAAAGTAGTGGGCATCTTCGGTAGTCCGCGTCCCGATGGAAATTCTGACACCGTGCTTAACTACGCACTGCGGGGGGCTGCAGCAAGCGGCGCTTCTATAGAAAAAATTTACGTGCGTGACATAAAAATTGCCCCCTGTAATTCCTGTGGTGGATGTTTTGAAAAGGGGGTTTGCGTTATTCGTGATGATATGCAAAAGGTGTATTCTGAACTTACGAATACAGACGGTATTCTGGTATCCTCTCCTCTCTATTTTATGGGAGTAACTGCCCAGTTAAAGGCGCTCATTGATCGATGCCAGAGTTTTTGGGCACAAAAATATATTCTCCGCTTGCCAATCAGAAAAGAAGGAAAAATTGCACAAGGCTTATTCCTGGCAACTGCGGCACGGAGTGACGAAAAGGATTTGTTTACAGGAGCAGTCAAAACTATAAAAGCGTTCTTTCATGTAGTAGATACCCGGTATAAGGGGGATTTGTTGTGCCCGGGATTAGAGGGAAAGGGAGAGGTAAACAAAAAGGAAGCCTTGCTGCAACAGGCATACAATGCAGGCAGGCAATTATGTACAGCCGGCACAGATGTACTGTAA